GTTTAGTTCTGCCACTGCCTCAAGAACATTCAGTCGTGTTTTAACTGGTCcatcaaaagtaaaaactagCACCAGTCGTTTACATCTCAGTGCATAAGTGACAATACATGGAGAAGCTAGAATTTAAAGGAGTTTTCACTACTCAAACTTCATCCTCTTCTCCAGTGTGAACATCTCACCAGGATTCCTCTTTTGAAGCAGACCACCTTTTGTCACTCTCTGCACCAATTAGCTCAGAGGGCCCCTCAGCATATTGACCCAGAGGTGCAGGGCAGGAATGCTGAGCCCCTCCCCTTTGGGCTGTGCAGCTGGCTAATCCCTGAACAGAGCTGCACAGCTTTGCCAAGGAATCAGACTGAACTATtctcagaggggaaaaaaaaaacttagctcaagaagaaaaaacattacagatCCAGTAGATTTACTTATTTTGGTCGAGGAATAAGCTGGCATCAAAGGGACAAGTGTCCATTCATCAGTATCTAAGACTAGAGGGGGCTGGGACATTTTTGACTTCACACTCAAATCTGAACCCACTGAGTTCAGAGGCTGAGCTCCATTCATCCCTTTCAATATGAATGGCTTTTGTTCAACTGTGAATTCACCCCCTTTATAAGAGCTGCTTACACATAAATTTGCCAAATTCTGACAAAAAGCAGTTTCTTAGCTACCAAGTGTTACTTCTTAAATCAGAATAACTCAACAGGTTTCATGTATAGCAGGTGTAGTAACTGCATCTTGTTTCTATTGGAGGATCAGTCCTCAGTCCTACAACACAACACCCAAACAAAAGTCAGCTATTTTATCTATAAATAACTCCACAACTATTCAAtcttttgcagccattttgaagACCTACTTAGGGATGTAACACAACTGTTTGAAAGTTTCGattttataaaactaacaatATGTACACATCACTCCGTGATTTAGCTACATTagctctgtttaaaaaaaagatatttacagtTGAATTAACTTAAAGTAAAAAGCAGCATAAGCAGAAAAAGGACCAGTTCtgagatatatttttattatgtgattacacTTTGAATGCTATTGATtgtataaaacagtttaaatcgCTGTGCAGAGACACTTCTGGTTTCCTCTTTTCCATCATTGATGATGATAAATGTTCAGTTCTTCAGCTGAAGGAGCAGAAGATCCGAAAATATAgctggaaaaaaaccaaactatgTAGACATAAATTACGTTTGCTGGTTAATCCAGTCCTGCAATTGCATGCTATCCCCAGAAGGAGGCACTCTCCATGCTGGACTTGATGTTATTTTGGTTATCTCTTCTAGATTTGGTGACCAGGTTAGCCTCGCCCTTCTGCAGACGTCTCCTCTGTGCTGCCTTCTGCTGCTGGGTGAGTTGCCGCCGCACTTTCTGACGCACAACctcctgcagcacaaacaacatTAGCAGGTTATTGTATTAATGGAGTCACACTCTGCATCAACAagcaatatatttaaaaaaacaaagttttttgtgCTACTAGCAGAAAGAGTATTTGTATCTATATTGATAGCGCTCTGAAACTTGCAGGGTCTTTACTTACTGGAGGAATAGTAGAGCAGCTCCCTATGCTGCCCATGGTGGCTTCACTGTCGGTTCTCCTTCTTCTGTGTTCTGCAATTTGTTGAAGACTGTCCGagtctctgaaaacaaaaaaaaaaggtttacagGGAATGCATGGACTGCTTGCAATTccaattgttttctttgcactCAGGATTTCCTCACGTGGTTCTCAGGCACAAGATTAGGGCCTTAATGAAGGCTTTTTAAATGGTCAGTATTGGAGACCCCGACGGTGCTGATTTGGTCAGCATATGCCTGAACTTACCTGAACGGTTTGAACTCTTTGTTGGAGGCAGAGAGTTCAGCCAGCTCTGGACATTCATCTTCAGCTTCCTTCAGCTCTTCCTCAAACTCTCCTCCTGTTTCCTCGTGGCCTCCAGGTGTGGGCACCACCTCTGGAACGTCTTTTGATTCCTCACTGCTTTCCTCTTTCTGGTCTTGTGCCACTGCAGGCGTTTCGCTGactttcagtccctccagttccAGCATTGCATGTTTATATTCATCGATGTCAAAGCCCTCTTCCACCTTTTCTGCCTCCTCATCCGATGCCtcttcttcatcatcctccACCTCTTCATCGTCGGGTCCAGCAGGATGTAGTAATTCAGCATTAGTCTCCAAATCTTTGGTAAAGCCACTGGCTGACACTTCAATATCGAGAGAACAGGACCGCCTGAGGGAACAAGCAAAGTTCTTGTAAGAACGACTTTCTACCCATGACTCAGCGCAGGCTGGGAATTCTTCTGAATACAGTTCCTTTCAGAAAACTCACATGAACTCATGTTAGCAAGTCCTATTtagttttagcttctttttgGTGCGTAAATcattataaaaaatacaactgcaatgaatttttaaaagaattgggtgcaaaagtttatgtttattgtggattttttttctaattaacaCAGATCAAATCAAATTCATATACAAACTCAAactaacattacattttgtattatttccagGTATTTGAGATGTGTAATGTTAGTTTGCGTTATGCATTTCAAAACCAGTTTTGATATGTGTTCAGAATCATTGTCCTATTTGAAAAAATAGTGCCTGAATGAAATCACCTGACCCAAACTGTCTCCCTCAGTTGAAGGGAAACtggttaaaatgcaaaaacaaactaaatacatTGTGCAACTGGGAGGTCCTGACATGGTATGGAGCATTAAAATCGACCACCAATAATACACTTCAGAAGGAACCCGTAAACTTGTAACTACTTTGAACTTTAAGAGATACTTTAAGAGGTGTCTGGACTGTAAAACATGTTGATCAACAGAACCTGGGGAAGATAACAGGTTGaggaaaagcaacaactttTCCTTCAAGTAAAGAACTGAATACATTTGGACAGATACATaaattgacaatatattgtggAGCCCTTCTTATTTTGACATGAAGTGTGCATATTCTGTGAATCCTTCATATGAagaatgttaaacattttagctCATGAAATATTAGAAGCTACCTGATATCTTTGAAAGTTGGGAAGAGCTCACTTTCATAATTATATCTCTTTGCAAAGAAATCTCTGATGCATTTAACGTCACGGTCGAAgtacctgaaaaaaaaaaaagttggagatgtgagcaaagttttttttgataatttttttttagtcttcaGGAACAGATACGCACCATTCAGCATTGGGGTGAGACGTAGACACCATCTGAGGGAAGTCAATCATTGTTATGTGGTCCTGGTCGTCCAGCATGAGGTTGAACTCATTGAAGTCTCCGTGAATCAGGCCGTGATTGGCCAGTTTCACAATAAGCTCCATGAACTCGCTGTACAGCGCTGATGGGTCTTGCAGCTCATGCACCTGACACCTGCAAAAGTGGGAAATACACTTAAATTATGAGAGGAGAACACATTTGAAGCATATCACTATTATTGCTGTATGCAGACAAATGTGGAGGCTGGCCAGCTTACGCACAGAGGATATCCATTAATGAGCTCCATCACTACGGCATGTCTGTTGTAATCCACAGGTTTGGGAACTGGAAAACCTCGGTCATACAGAGCCTGGAAATGGAGGGGAGAATAATTTAAACTAcaactttattacattttcattttgtctgcTCCACCTGATCTAAATCCACTGATACAGTTCATTACCTTCATGTAGGCGAACTCCTTCATGGCAGAGAGGCGTGAGAGGTAAAGCCAGGACATATTCTTCCTGTGTTTGTGGTAAtcccttttgttttttaggtttCTGAAGGAGGTGCGACCCAGCCTGTGCAGTTTTAGAGCGTACTGCTCCTCATTTGGACTCGCAACAATGTAAATATCTACACACAGTAGAAAAAAACGAGAAAAGAAAATTCTCAATTCTttggaacaaatgttttttttgtttttgtttttttttacatcattttgaaTTTGTAGATAATACATTACAAAACACTtctcacaaaaacacagattctgtgagatttttatttccagcataaaaaaaacatgttaaaatttgAGTTTTGAGATTTTAAACATAGTAACATTTTAAACCTTACTACAAAAAGTACGAGTTGTGTAACTGAATTCCACAAAATCACTTCAGCTAAACCTAATTTATGGTAATTTATGGCAAAAGGCAATTTTCTCTCACCTGACTCTTTGCCCACACCCATCTGGTTACCAACCGACAGAATCACTTCTCTGGAGCACAAAGTTTTTAAAGCCAAGTAGTCATATCCTCCATAGTTCAACCTGTAGCCCTGCACAGCTACAACCGATGCAGAATGGACATCAGAATGAATGACTCACAGGTAAACATTAGCACCACTATAAGTGCGACAGAAACCAAAGCTCTTACTTTTGGAGCGTTCATACACCACAAGTTTGTGTTTTACGAGTTCTCTGAGGATCTTGTTGCAGCCGCCATGTTTAAGGCTGGCAATAGATGACAGAAGACTCACTGGAACAATTTCATGGTTCTTCATCCCCATCTCAACCTGTGAAGGAAACACAAGGTTACACTTTGAGTGGCAAAGCCTTTCTAcctttgttttcatatttatccAGGCTACATATGACAATTTAATTCTCACCAATACCTTCTTTCTTTagctgaataaaatgtttacagtagTTATAAAGTCttgattatttttagaattATGAAAACAATATGTATAATGCAGatt
The genomic region above belongs to Xiphophorus maculatus strain JP 163 A chromosome 12, X_maculatus-5.0-male, whole genome shotgun sequence and contains:
- the riok2 gene encoding serine/threonine-protein kinase RIO2; amino-acid sequence: MGKLNVIVLRYLSRDDFRVLTAVEMGMKNHEIVPVSLLSSIASLKHGGCNKILRELVKHKLVVYERSKTVQGYRLNYGGYDYLALKTLCSREVILSVGNQMGVGKESDIYIVASPNEEQYALKLHRLGRTSFRNLKNKRDYHKHRKNMSWLYLSRLSAMKEFAYMKALYDRGFPVPKPVDYNRHAVVMELINGYPLCQVHELQDPSALYSEFMELIVKLANHGLIHGDFNEFNLMLDDQDHITMIDFPQMVSTSHPNAEWYFDRDVKCIRDFFAKRYNYESELFPTFKDIRRSCSLDIEVSASGFTKDLETNAELLHPAGPDDEEVEDDEEEASDEEAEKVEEGFDIDEYKHAMLELEGLKVSETPAVAQDQKEESSEESKDVPEVVPTPGGHEETGGEFEEELKEAEDECPELAELSASNKEFKPFRDSDSLQQIAEHRRRRTDSEATMGSIGSCSTIPPEVVRQKVRRQLTQQQKAAQRRRLQKGEANLVTKSRRDNQNNIKSSMESASFWG